TCTTCGCGCTCGGCGTCTTCGCCGTCAACGGCTGGCTGTACTGGCGGCGCGAGTCGCCGAGCCACTGCTGAGCGCCGCGCTCGGTTGACGCGTGGCGCGCAGCGCGACAGACTCGCGGCGTCGGAGCCTAGGGGTGGCCGTCACGGCCTGAGAACAGACCCTCCGAACCTGATCCGGTTGAGACCGGCGTAGGGAAGGCGACGCAGGGCCGGACGTCCGGCCCCGCACTTCGAAACCCCTCCGAGGTTCCGCTTCTCGAGTCCCCGCGACGCGGGGAGGGAGGCGCGCATGTGCCATGAGTTTCGTCGTTCCCGCCCGTGCGGCGCGGCCCGGTGGGCCGCCATGCTGCTCGGATTCCTGTCCTTCGCCGCCGTGGCCTGGGCCGCCGGCGTCCGCGGCACGGTGCGGGACGCCACCGGCACGCCGGTCGCCGGCGCGCGGATCGCGCTCGACGGCCGCGAGGTGGCGCCGAGCGGCGCCGACGGCGGCTTCGTCCTTCCGCCGGCGAGCGGCGCGCGGAGACTGGTCGTCCAGGCGCCCGGCTTCGCGCGGCTCGAACGAGCGCTCGCCGCCGACGAGAGCGAGCTCGCGCTCGTCCTCGAGCCGGCGCTGCGTGTCGCGGAGGATCTCGTCGTGCGCGCGGTCCGGGCGGCCGAGGCGGCACCGGTGACGCAGAGCGAGATCGCCCCCGAACGGATCGCCGCGCTCGCCTACGGACAGGAGATGCCGTTCCTGCTCGCCGAGACGCCGGCGGTGGCGAGCTACTCGGAGAGCGGCCTCGCCCTCGGCGCCGGGTACTCCTACTTCTCGTTGCGCGGTCTTCCGCAGTCGCGGCTCAACATGACCTTCGACGGCGTGCCGCTCAATGATCCCGAGGAGTCGGCCGTGTACTTCGCCAACTTCGGCGACTTCGCCGCGGCGGTGGACTCGCTCGAGGTGCAGCGCGGCGTCGGCACCTCGACCTTCGGCTCGGCGGCCTACGGCGGAGCGATCTCGTTCGGCAGCGTGGCGCTCGCCGAAGAGCGCGGTCTCTCGCTCGAGCTCGCCGGCGGCTCCTACGGCACGACGCGCGGGAGCCTGCGCGTCGAAAGCGGTCGCCTCGCCTCCGGCGTCGCCCTCTACGGCCGCTACTCCGACCTCGACAGCGACGGCTACCGCGAGCACTCGGGGATGCACCAGCGGACGCTCTTCCTCGGCGGCGACTGGCGCGGCGAAGAGACCTACGTGCGCTTCTTCGGCTTCAAGGGGAAGGAGGAGTCGCAGCTCTCCTATTACGCCGTCGAGCCCTGGGTGCTCGCGGCGAGCCCGCGATTCAACCCGATGCAGCCGGAGGAGACCGACGGCTTCGGCCAGGATCTCGCCTATCTCCAGGTCGGCCGGCGCCTCGCGGGTGGCACGGAGGTCGCCGCCCAGCTCTACACGAGCGGCGCGAGCGGCGCGCTCCACCTGTTCGACGATCCGGTCGGCAAGGCCGGTCGCCGGGAGGCCGGAATCGACGGGCGGACCGTCGGCGTCCAGCTCACCGGCTCGTTTTCCGGCGACGGCTGGCAGCTCGCCACCGGGCTCCACGGGGCGACCTTCGCGCGCGATCACTTCGCCTCGCTCGACGGCGTCGCGCAGTACGCCAACACCGGGCGCAAGCGCGAGCTCTCGGCGTTCGCCAAGCTCGGCGTCGACCTCGCTCCGCGCTGGCACCTCTTCGCCGACCTCCAGGTGCGCCACGCCCGCTTCGCCTACGACGGCTCGGTCGACCTCGCGCCGGTCGCCTGGACCTTCGTCAATCCGAAGCTCGGTGTGCGGCTGGCGCTCTCCGGGCGCGCCGGGCTCTATCTGTCCGTCGGTCGCGCCGAGCGCGAGCCGGCGCGCAACGACCTGCTCGAAGGGGAGGACGACCTCACCACGCCGGTCGACCTCACGGCGGTCCGGCCGGAGCAGGTCGTCGACGTCGAGCTCGGCGGCGACTTCCGGAGCGAGCAGTTCAGCCTGCGCGGCAACCTCTACGCGATGGAGTTTCGTCACGAGATCGCCGCCACCGGCGAGCAGTCGGCGCTCGGCTACGCGATCCGCCGCAACCTGCCGCGCAGCCACCGCCGCGGGATCGAGCTCGAGGTCGCCTGGCAGGCGGCGACCCGCCTGACCGTGCGGGGCACCGCCAACGTCGCCGAGAACCGGATCGAGCGGTGGACGCAGGAGCTCGACGTCTACGACGCCGCCGGCGAGTGGATCGGCCGCGCGCGGCGGACCTTCCGCGACATGCGGCCGGCCCTCTCGCCGGAGCGCATCGTCGGTGCGAGCCTCGAATGGCGCCCCCTCGACCCGCTCGTCGTCGAGCTCTCCGGTCGCTGGGTCGGTCGTTCGCAGCTCGACAACACCGGCGATCGCCGCCTCTCGGCCGACCCCTACGCCTGGTCGGACCTCGCGGTGCGGCTCGACCTCGCGCCGTGGGTGTCGCTGGGTCGCCCGAAGCTCCGGCTGCAGGTCGGCAACCTCTTCGATGCCGAGCGCGTCTGGCCTTCCGGCTACTCCTATCCGTACCTCGTCGACAACGGTGCGGGCGCGCTGCGACTCGACGGCGTGCCGTACTACTACCCGATGGCACGGCGCCACGCGGTCCTTGCGCTCGAGCTCTCGTTCTAGGGCCCGGCAGTGAGCGATCCGCTCGAGATCCTCGGTGTGGCGACGGGCGTCGTCGCCGTCTGGCTGACGGTCCGCCAGATCGTCTGGTGCTGGCCGCTCGGCCTCGTCAACGTGGCGCTCTTCTCCGTCGTCTTCACTCGCGCTCGGCTCTACGCCGACGCCGGGCTGCAGGTCGTCTACTTCGCCCTCTGCGCCTACGGCTGGTGGGCCTGGCGGCACGGCGGGGGGGATCACGGGCCGCTCGCCGTCTCGCGCATGCCGCGCCGGACGGCGGTCGCGCTGGCCCTCGGCGCCCTCGCCTTCGCCGCGGCGCTCGGCCTGCTGCTCGACCGGACGACCGATGCCGCGCTGCCGTTCCTCGACGCGGCGCTCGCCGCCGGCAGTCTCGCCGCGCAGTGGATGCAGGCGCGCAAGTGGCTGGAGAACTGGACAGTCTGGATCGCCGTGGATACCGTCTACGTCGGCATGTACCTCACCAAGGGGCTCCACCTGACCGCCGGGCTCTACCTGGGCTTCCTCGTCCTCGCCGCGCTCGGGCTGCGCGAGTGGTCGCGCCCGAGCGGGGAGGGCGTCGTCGCATGAGCGCCGACCCGGGCCGGACCCCGCGCGAGGCGACGCGGCGCGCGACCCTCCGCGTCGTCGTCACCGGCCCGGAGTGCACCGGCAAGACGACCCTCGCTCGCCGTCTCGCCACGCGCTTCGCGGCGCCCTGCGTCTCCGAGCAGGCGCGCCTCTACGCGGCGGCGCACTCGCGGCCGCTCCATGCCACCGATGTCGAGCCGATCGCCCTCGGCTTCCTCGCCGCCCAGGCGATCGCCACGCGCGAGGTGCCGCCGCTGCTCGTCCTCGACACCGACCTCGTCAGCACGGTGGTCTACGCCCGCCACTACTACGGCGCCTGCGCCGCGTGGATCGAAGACGAAGCTCGCCGTCGCACCGCCGACCTCTACCTCCTCCATCTGCCCGACGTCCCCTGGATCCCCGAGCCCGGTCAACGCGAAGGCGCCGACCGCCGTGCCGAGCAGCTCGCCCTCTTCCGCGCCGAGCTCGCGGCGATCGACGCCCCCGTCGTCGAGATCGCCGGCGGCTGGGAGCTGCGCGAAGAGCGGGCGGTCACGGCGGTAGAACGGCTGGTCCTCCGGGCCGGGCTCGGCGGCCAGGTCCCCTGAAGCCGCGAGGTGCGCCGACGCCAGGCGGTCCGCGTTCGTGGCAGGATCGACCGGAGGCGATTCGTGTCGACGGCAACTCGGGGATCCATCTGCCGGCGGTGGGCGCGATCGAGCGCGCTCGGTGGCGCGGCCGTCCTGCTCGCCGCGCTGGCGTGGGCCGAGACGCCGCCGCGCTACGGGGAGACGCTCGAGGTGCGGCGGACGCTCTTCGACGTGCGGGTCCTCGACCGGCACGGTGAGGCGGTCGTCGGGCTCGGGCCGCGCGACTTCGAGCTCACGGTCGACGGCGAGCCGGTCGCCGTCGAGGCGGTGGAGTGGAACGGCCCGCCTCCGACACCGTTCGTGTCGACGGCGCTCGACGGCTCGACCCCTGCCGCAGCGGCGGAGCCGGCGCCGCGCTGGGTGGTGCTGTTCTTCCAGATCGACCTGCACCCGTCGCGCGCCACCGGGTTGCTGCGGCTGGCCTCGCACGTCGCGCGTCTCGTCGATCAGCTCGACCCGGGCGATCGCGTCGCGGTGCTCACCTTCCGCTCCCATCTCGCGCTGCACCTCGACTTCACCACCGACCGGGCGGCGTTGCGGCGCGCGGTCAACCCGCTCGCGCTGCTCGCCGAGCCGGCACCGGCGCCGCCGCGGGAGGGTGCGTTGCTCGCCGGTCTGCTCGATCCGCGCGCGGCCCGCGCGGCGGCGCGACCGGAACGCGGCCTGCTGCTCGTGGCGCGTGCCCTCGCCGCGCTCCCGGGCAGCAAGTCCCTGGCCCTGCTGGGCTGGGGGCTCGGCGAGCTGCGCGGCGGCGCGGTGTGGATGGGCGGCGACTACCCGGCGGCACGAGGGACGCTTGCCGCCTCCCACACGGCGGTGTTCGCGCTCGACCTCACCGGGGCCGACTGGCACTCGCTCGAAGTGGGCCTGCAGAGCGTGGCCGACGACACGGGCGGCTTCTACGCCAAGACCCACGTCTTTCCGGCTGCGGCCATGTCGCGCCTGCGCGGCGCGCTCGCCGGAAGCTACGTGCTCGTCTTCGACCGCTCGACCAGCCGGGGCGGTACGCACCATGTCGAGGTCCGCGTGCCGTCCCTCCGCGGAGCGACCGTGCTCGCACGAGCGACGATCGACGACTGAGCCGGGAAACCTCAGTTCGCTTCTCCTGCGACGCCGCATCTGGTCGCCCCGACAGGCCTCCTCGCGGTTCACCGCCTGCGGCGTATCGTCCGGATACGCCTCGGCGTCGATCCGCAGCGGGGGCCCGCCAGGACAGCCAACTGCGCCGTCTCGCGACGAACCGAGCTGAGGTTTCCCGGCTGAGGCTCGGGTGCGCCGGGCTGGCGGCAGCGCAACCCGCCGGCGGCCGCGGCCGGCGATCGGTCGCCAGCCGACGCGACCCGACATTTGACCGACCGGGTGCTTGGCGTCACAATGACGTCTTCCGATGACAGGAGGGGGCGCGATGATGCGAAGAGGCTTCGGTGGGGTCGTGATGGTGAGTCTTGTGTTGTTCGCGGCGGCGGGTGCCTTTGCCGCGGGGGAACGGGCGGACGTGTCGCTCCCCGGAGGCCCGGCGAAGAGCCCGGTCGTCCACCCCGCGCCGTCCGGCACCGCGCCGGCCAACGACGACTGTACGGGCGCGATCGCGATCGGTGCCTTCCCGTTCTCCTCCACGGTCGACACCACGGCCGCCACGATCGGCACGGAGCCGGCCGCCGAGTGCACCGATACCGGTGCCACCATCTGGTATCGCTACACCAACAACAGCGGCTACATGCAGGCGATCAGCGCGAACACCTTCGCCAGCGACCCGATGGACACGGTGCTCGAAGCGTTCACCGGAACCTGCGCGGCGTTGGTGCCGCTCGCCTGCAACGACGACGCCTCGGGTCTGCAGTCGGCGGTCAGCTTCCAGATCGCGGCCGGACAGACGGTCTACCTCCGGGCCGGCGGATTCCAGGGGGAGACCGGGAACCTCACGCTCGATGTGCCGTCGGCCATCACCTACACCTGCCCCGAGATCGCGATCGCCGGCGTGCTCGGCTCGGGCAGCCCGAGCCATCCGGGGACCTCGGGGACGCAGAATGCTCGTCTCAACCGGAACGGGATCGCCTCGACCTGCGACACCCCGAAGGCCTGCAACATTTTCGCCACCGGTACCTTCAACTACGACGCCTACACGCTCGCCAACGAGTCGGGCGACCCGCAGTGCGTGTCGGTCGAGCTCGAGGTGACGGACGAGACCGGGTGCAACCTGGAGTCCGACGCCTACCTCGGTTCGTTCGATCCGGCGAACATCTGCACCAACTATCTGGCCGACCCGGGACTCAGCTCGGGGACGCCGCCCACCAACACGAACATGAGCTTCGAGGTACCGAGCGGCGGGAACCTGGTCATCGACGTGCACTCGACCAACGCCGGGGAGCTCGGCTGCAACTACGTGGTGCACGTGCTCGGCAACACCTGTCCTCAGGTTTCGGTGATCGAAGTGCCGACCCTCGACCACTGGGGGCTCGGCGCGCTTGCCGCGCTTCTGCTCGGCGGTGCGCTCTTCCTGCTCTCGCGCCAGCGCCGCGCCGCCTGACCTGACGACGACTCGAGCACCGCAGTCGAACGAGCCCGCCGAACGGCGGGCTCGTTTCGTTTGCGGTGGAACGGACGACCGGATCCTCGGGTGCTCCGGATCGCCGGCGGGAACCGGCGTCCTCCAGCCCCCGTCGCCCTTGACACCCGCAGCGCCCGGAGCTACGTTGCCCAGGCGCGTTTCTCGGGGAGGTTGAATCGATGAGCCCGTCCAATGGCATCCGTGCTTACCTGATCTTCACCGGAACCGGTCCGATCCTCGTGCTCTCGACCTATCCGAAGCTCACCGACGAGCGGCTGGTGAGCAAGCTGCGCTACAAGGGGATCGACAAGTTCATCGCCTACGAGGTGGCGCTCGCCGCGGTGCAGGGGCGCTACGAGCACTCTTTCCAGAACGTGGCGCACGACCTCGAAGGGGTGGAGGACCTCCGCGTCCTCGACTTCAACGGCCACCAGATCATGGCCAACTTCTCGCTCGACGAGCTCGGGGACCCGATCAAGTTCGGCGGATGAGCTCGCGCAGCTCGATCCCGAGCTCGGCAAAGAGGCGCCGCGTCGCCGGCAGCGGCAGGCCGACGACGTTGGAGTAGTTGCCGCGGATCTCCTCGACGAGCAGCGCCCCCAGCCCCTGGATGGCGTAGGCGCCGGCCTTGTCCATCGGCTCGCCCGAGGCCACGTACCAGTCGATCTCCGCCGCGGCCAGCGGGGCGAAGACCACCGCCGTGCGCTCGACCGTCGACGCCTCGCGGCGCGGTTCGCCGCCGAGCACCAGGGCGACGCCGGTGAACACCTCGTGCTCCCGACCGGCGAGGTGCGCGAGCATGGCGCGGGCGTCGTCGGCGTCGCGCGGCTTGCCGAGCAGCGCTCCCTCCACCGCGACCACCGTGTCGGCAGCGAGGACCGCCTCGCCGGGGGCGCAGCGTGCCCGCGCCTTGGCGAGGGCGAGACGGCGGACGTAGACCTCCGGGCGTTCGCCGGGGAGCGCCGACTCGTCGAGGTCGACCGGTCGGACGACGAGCTCGAGGCCGAGCGCCGCGAGCATTTCGCGGCGGCGCGGCGAGCCCGAGGCGAGAACGAGGTGGAGCGCCATCAGCGCGGATAGTACCCGGCCGGCGCCTTGAGGGTGACGCCGGGCCGCGTCACCCGCACCTCGACCGGGCGGAAGCGCTCGGGGCCGGTCGTCGCCGTCGACTGGTAGGCGAGCAGGTACTGCGAGCGCAGCTCGTCGCGGATCTGGCGGTAGACCGGCTCGAGCTCGCGCGCCGCGTGGACGAGGAAGACGCGACCGCCGGTCTCGCGGGCGAGCTGGTCGAGACGAAGCTGGATGTCGGCCGGCTTCTGCGGCAGGTCGAGGCCGATGAAGTAGAGCGCCACGCCGGTGCGCCGCGCGTACTCGAGCACCTCATCGTGGCGGTGGCGCGAGCCGGAGTCGGCGCCGTCGGTCAGCACCACCAGGGCGCGTCGTCCGCGGACGCCGCTGAAGTAGTGAAGGGAGAACGCCACCGTGTCCCAGAGGGCGGTCTCGCCTTCGGCGGCGAGCCCGGAGAGCGCCCCGGCGAGAACTTCGAGGTTGCCGGTGAACCGTGCGGCGAGACGCGGTCCGTCGGCGAAGGTGATGACGGCGGCGCGGTCGCGCGGGGTCAGCACCTGGGTGAAGAAGGCGTAGGCGGCGCGCTCGGCCTCGGGAAGCCGCTCGACCATCGAGCCCGAGGTGTCGATCACCACCGCGGCGTAGAAGGGCAGGTTGTCCACCCGTTCGAAGCGCTGGAGCGTCTGGGCGGAGCCGTTCTCGAGCACCGAGAGCTCGCGCTCGGCGAGGTCCTCGACCGGCCGGCCGCGGCGGTCGAGGGCGGTGACGTAGAGCTCGACGAGATCGACGTCGACCGACTCGAGACCCGGCGGAGCGTTCACCACGACGAGGTCCTCGTCGGTGAGGCCGTTGGCGAGCGTCGCGACGACGCGGACGAAGGTCATCCCGCCGTTCTGCGGCAGCCGGAGCGGCTGGACGAACGGCGGCTGGTAGAGCGTGGCGAGCCGCTCCTGGTCGAGGAAGAACTCGACCTTCTCGAGCTCCTCGCCCTCGGGCACCTCGACCTCCGCCTCGGCGCGCAGGCTCTCGCGGTAGATGCGGTCGCGGCGCGGCTCGCGCAACCGGACGGCGAAGCGATGCGGCCCGCCGTTGATCGGCGCCTCGTCGCGCGCCAGCTCCTTGCCCGCGCCGTCGTAGGCGGCGACCGACACCCAGTGCAGACGGGGGGCGACGCCGAGGTCGAGCTCGACCGAGTAGGGCGCCCGGCTCTTCGACATCACCACGCGCCCGTCGAGGGCGAAGGCGACGCGGGCGATCCCTGCGCCGCGCACGCGGGCGTCGACACGCAGCCTGCCGGTGATCAGGCGATCGGCCGGGACGGTGAGCTGGACGTCGTGGTCGGCGCTCGGCAGGTCGGTGACCGCCTCGGCGAAGGCGCCGGCGGTGGCCGGCGACGGCCGAGGAGAACCCGCGACAGGAGTTGCCGGCGTGCCCGGCACGAGGGCGGCGTTCCCGCTCGTCGTGCCCGCCGCGCCGTCCGCGGTGAGCACCGGCACCTCGAGCGCGCGTTCGGTGCGGAAGAAGCGGTGGCCGTGGAGGTCTTCGAGGCGCAGCACGAGGCGATAGGGCCCCGGGCGGAGGCGGCGCTGGAAGAGGAGCGGCAGGTTGCCGCTCGCCTTCGAGCCCCCCGCGTCGCCCTGCGCGGCGACGGGTAGGTCGAAGCGGTAGCGGAAGCGCTCGAAGAGCTCGTCGCCTTGCAGCACCTCGCCGTCGAGGACGAACGAGTAGCCGCGATGCGGCCCGAGCTCGCCGACCGTGGCGACGGCGCGATCGATCTCCAGCCAGCCGTCGACGAGCGTCCGGTTCTGGTGTCGTCCGGGGAAGTCGAAGGCCAGCGTCGCCGGCAGCTCGGCGGCACCGGCCGGCAGATCGGTCGAGCGCGCCGAAAAGGCCGAGAGCCACTCGTCGCTCGGCTGGGGGAGCAGCGCCGGATGCTTGCGGGCGCTCGGCCAGTCGAGCGCCGAGGTGAGCGCGGAGGAGACGTGGTCGTCGCCGCCGCACGCCTGGTCGAGGCGGGCGAGCACCTCGGCATCGCTGCCCCCGAGCAGCCCCGGGTCGAGGAGCGCGAAGAGCCCCTGACTCGGGCTCCACAGCCGGTAGCGCGGGCCGGTCTCCCCGCGCGTGCCGTCGGGATAGAAGACGAGATCGAAGTCGCCGGAGACACCGCCGGCCGCGGCGTACCACCAGGTCTCGAGCGGCCGGTTGAGCCCGACGCAACTGCGGTGCTCGAGGCGCGTCGGCTCGCCGAAGACGAGGTAGAGCAGGGCGCGCTCGTCGGCGAGCGAGCCGTAGCGCAGGCGTGCGGTCGGCAGCCGCTCTTCGAAACGCACCCGCAGCTCGTTGACCGGGGTCGCGGGGAACGGATCGTAGACGCGCCAGAAGCGCTCGACGAAGGCGTCGCGCTGGTAGTCGCGGGAGAGCGCCAGGAAGGCGAGGCGCGCCTCGGGAGTGAGGAGCGGGGCGGCGGCGTCGAGGAAGTCGCGGTGGCGCGGCGGCAGCTCGGCCGGCGATGCCTCGTCGGCTGCACCGCCGAGCGCGGCGAGCGGGAGCAGCAGCAGGAGGAGCGCCGCGGCGCGCGCCATCGAACGCGGTCTCATTCGCGCCGCGATGTTCCACGGGTGCCGCGGTCGCCGGCTCCTCACGGGTAGTAACCGCGCAGGGTCTTCGCCTCGAGGCCGGAGCGTTCGACCTTGACCTCGACGGTGCGGAACTTCGGATCGCGCGTCGTGTTGCTCGACTGGTAGGCCAGCAGGTAGCGGGAGCGCAGCTCTTTCTCGATCTCCTGGTAGATCACCGGCAGCTCGGCGGCGGTCTTGACGAAGTAGGCGCGTCCGCCGGTCTCGTCGGCGAAGCGGTTGAGCACGCGCCGCGTCTCCCACTCCTTGCGGGCGATGTCGACGCCGATGGTGTAGATCGCCACGCCGGCACGCCGCGCGAAGTCGAGGGTGTCCTCGTAGGTGAAGCGGCTCCCCTCGTCCTTGCCGTCGGACAGCAGCAGCAGCGCGCGCTGTCCCTTGACGCCGTTGAAGTAGAAGAGCGAGAAGACGATGGTGTCGTAGAGCGAGGTGCCGCGTTCGGCCTTCAGTCCGGTGAGACCGGCAGCCAGCGTGAGCAGGTCGCTGGTGAACTTGGCCGACAGCGTCGGCCGGTCGTTGAAGGTGATCACCGCGGCGCGGTCGCGCGGCTTGATGGCGCTTTCGATGAAGCCGAGCGCCGCCTGCTTGGCCTCGAGCAGGCGTGGCTCCATCGAGGCCGAGACGTCGAGCAGCACGCCGACGTGGACCGGCAGGTTCTCGACCTTCTCGAAACGGGTGAGCTGCTGCTCGACGCCGTCCTCGAAGACCTTGAACTCCTTTTCGTCGAGGTCGCCGACCGGGTGGTTCTGGCGGTCGACGACGCTGGTGAAGAGCTCGACGAACTGCACCTCGACCTCCTCGAGGTACTCCGGGGCGTTGACGAAGACGAGGTCCTCGGTCGAGTTGCCGTCCGGCAGGTAGGCGACGGCGCGCAGGTAGGCGATCTGGCCGCCCGGCGGCAGCAGGATCGGCTGGGTGAACGGCTCCTGGTAGAGCGTGGCGACGAGGGTCTCGTCGAGGAAGAGCTCGACCCGCTCGACCGCCTCGCCCTCCGGCAGCTCGACGCGCACCTCCGCCCGCAGGCTGTCTTTGAAGCGCTTCCCGCGCTGCGGCTCGACGAAGTGCACGGCGAAGCGGTGCGCGCTCGAGTTGATCAGGTACTCGTCGTGCGACAGCGAGCGGTTCGCCGCGTCGAAGGCCTCGGCGCGCAGGGTGCGGGTGCGCGGCATGTGGCCGAGGTCGAGCTCGACGCTGTAGGGCGGGCGGGTCTTGGTCAGCAGCGGCTTGCCGTCGAGCGAGAAGGTCACCTGGGCGATGTCGTCGCCGGTGGTCAGCGTGTCGAAGCGCACCATGCCGGCGAGCATCTCGCCGCGCGGCGGGATGATCGCCACCGTGGTGTCGCCGGTGTGGATCGCCGCGTTGGCTTCGGCGAGGAGCCGGGCGGTTTCGGGATCCGGCGCCGGCGGACCGGTCTCGCCTTCGACCGCCGGCACGTCGAGCGCCACCTCGGTGCGGAAGAAGCGGTTGCCGTTGAGGTCCTCGAGCCGCAGGATGAGCCTGTAGGAGCCGGGGCGCAGCAGGCGCTCGAAGACCAGCGGGATCTTCTCGCCCACCTGCTCGACGGGGAAGTCGAACTTGTAGCGGAAGCTGTCGAAGAGGCGCTTGCCGCGCAGCACCTCGCCGTTGACGAGGAAGTTGTACGAGCGGTGACCGCCGAGCTCGGCGAGCGTGGCCGCCGCGGCGGTGACGCCGACGACGGACTGCACCACCGTGCGGCTCTGTCGCCGCGTCGGATAGGAGACCGTGATCTCGGCGG
This genomic window from Holophagales bacterium contains:
- a CDS encoding TonB-dependent receptor, whose protein sequence is MCHEFRRSRPCGAARWAAMLLGFLSFAAVAWAAGVRGTVRDATGTPVAGARIALDGREVAPSGADGGFVLPPASGARRLVVQAPGFARLERALAADESELALVLEPALRVAEDLVVRAVRAAEAAPVTQSEIAPERIAALAYGQEMPFLLAETPAVASYSESGLALGAGYSYFSLRGLPQSRLNMTFDGVPLNDPEESAVYFANFGDFAAAVDSLEVQRGVGTSTFGSAAYGGAISFGSVALAEERGLSLELAGGSYGTTRGSLRVESGRLASGVALYGRYSDLDSDGYREHSGMHQRTLFLGGDWRGEETYVRFFGFKGKEESQLSYYAVEPWVLAASPRFNPMQPEETDGFGQDLAYLQVGRRLAGGTEVAAQLYTSGASGALHLFDDPVGKAGRREAGIDGRTVGVQLTGSFSGDGWQLATGLHGATFARDHFASLDGVAQYANTGRKRELSAFAKLGVDLAPRWHLFADLQVRHARFAYDGSVDLAPVAWTFVNPKLGVRLALSGRAGLYLSVGRAEREPARNDLLEGEDDLTTPVDLTAVRPEQVVDVELGGDFRSEQFSLRGNLYAMEFRHEIAATGEQSALGYAIRRNLPRSHRRGIELEVAWQAATRLTVRGTANVAENRIERWTQELDVYDAAGEWIGRARRTFRDMRPALSPERIVGASLEWRPLDPLVVELSGRWVGRSQLDNTGDRRLSADPYAWSDLAVRLDLAPWVSLGRPKLRLQVGNLFDAERVWPSGYSYPYLVDNGAGALRLDGVPYYYPMARRHAVLALELSF
- a CDS encoding nicotinamide mononucleotide transporter — encoded protein: MSDPLEILGVATGVVAVWLTVRQIVWCWPLGLVNVALFSVVFTRARLYADAGLQVVYFALCAYGWWAWRHGGGDHGPLAVSRMPRRTAVALALGALAFAAALGLLLDRTTDAALPFLDAALAAGSLAAQWMQARKWLENWTVWIAVDTVYVGMYLTKGLHLTAGLYLGFLVLAALGLREWSRPSGEGVVA
- a CDS encoding ATP-binding protein — protein: MSADPGRTPREATRRATLRVVVTGPECTGKTTLARRLATRFAAPCVSEQARLYAAAHSRPLHATDVEPIALGFLAAQAIATREVPPLLVLDTDLVSTVVYARHYYGACAAWIEDEARRRTADLYLLHLPDVPWIPEPGQREGADRRAEQLALFRAELAAIDAPVVEIAGGWELREERAVTAVERLVLRAGLGGQVP
- a CDS encoding IPTL-CTERM sorting domain-containing protein, whose translation is MMRRGFGGVVMVSLVLFAAAGAFAAGERADVSLPGGPAKSPVVHPAPSGTAPANDDCTGAIAIGAFPFSSTVDTTAATIGTEPAAECTDTGATIWYRYTNNSGYMQAISANTFASDPMDTVLEAFTGTCAALVPLACNDDASGLQSAVSFQIAAGQTVYLRAGGFQGETGNLTLDVPSAITYTCPEIAIAGVLGSGSPSHPGTSGTQNARLNRNGIASTCDTPKACNIFATGTFNYDAYTLANESGDPQCVSVELEVTDETGCNLESDAYLGSFDPANICTNYLADPGLSSGTPPTNTNMSFEVPSGGNLVIDVHSTNAGELGCNYVVHVLGNTCPQVSVIEVPTLDHWGLGALAALLLGGALFLLSRQRRAA
- the maf gene encoding septum formation inhibitor Maf — protein: MALHLVLASGSPRRREMLAALGLELVVRPVDLDESALPGERPEVYVRRLALAKARARCAPGEAVLAADTVVAVEGALLGKPRDADDARAMLAHLAGREHEVFTGVALVLGGEPRREASTVERTAVVFAPLAAAEIDWYVASGEPMDKAGAYAIQGLGALLVEEIRGNYSNVVGLPLPATRRLFAELGIELRELIRRT
- a CDS encoding VWA domain-containing protein, yielding MRPRSMARAAALLLLLLPLAALGGAADEASPAELPPRHRDFLDAAAPLLTPEARLAFLALSRDYQRDAFVERFWRVYDPFPATPVNELRVRFEERLPTARLRYGSLADERALLYLVFGEPTRLEHRSCVGLNRPLETWWYAAAGGVSGDFDLVFYPDGTRGETGPRYRLWSPSQGLFALLDPGLLGGSDAEVLARLDQACGGDDHVSSALTSALDWPSARKHPALLPQPSDEWLSAFSARSTDLPAGAAELPATLAFDFPGRHQNRTLVDGWLEIDRAVATVGELGPHRGYSFVLDGEVLQGDELFERFRYRFDLPVAAQGDAGGSKASGNLPLLFQRRLRPGPYRLVLRLEDLHGHRFFRTERALEVPVLTADGAAGTTSGNAALVPGTPATPVAGSPRPSPATAGAFAEAVTDLPSADHDVQLTVPADRLITGRLRVDARVRGAGIARVAFALDGRVVMSKSRAPYSVELDLGVAPRLHWVSVAAYDGAGKELARDEAPINGGPHRFAVRLREPRRDRIYRESLRAEAEVEVPEGEELEKVEFFLDQERLATLYQPPFVQPLRLPQNGGMTFVRVVATLANGLTDEDLVVVNAPPGLESVDVDLVELYVTALDRRGRPVEDLAERELSVLENGSAQTLQRFERVDNLPFYAAVVIDTSGSMVERLPEAERAAYAFFTQVLTPRDRAAVITFADGPRLAARFTGNLEVLAGALSGLAAEGETALWDTVAFSLHYFSGVRGRRALVVLTDGADSGSRHRHDEVLEYARRTGVALYFIGLDLPQKPADIQLRLDQLARETGGRVFLVHAARELEPVYRQIRDELRSQYLLAYQSTATTGPERFRPVEVRVTRPGVTLKAPAGYYPR
- a CDS encoding VWA domain-containing protein, whose product is MAPASPPPSAAAPRPSATPAAKSAAKPVKHDPKDLSPAHREWLESVEAIISKAERDTFLSLEKDYQRDAFIDRFWQARDLYPDSGRNVARESWEARVQQAKSEFGSLKEDRSRIFLLNGSPGTLVRSTCNNLLWPLEAWIYPPSDRVREVMVFLFAREYGLGPFRLWEPSRGLAALFQFPGPASDAELLAAVRDTCTNGDQLASAINFVLRQGMLGYANQLRAAEKPTAVPVHEWVATFNAYSTDVPSDAAPLPAEITVSYPTRRQSRTVVQSVVGVTAAAATLAELGGHRSYNFLVNGEVLRGKRLFDSFRYKFDFPVEQVGEKIPLVFERLLRPGSYRLILRLEDLNGNRFFRTEVALDVPAVEGETGPPAPDPETARLLAEANAAIHTGDTTVAIIPPRGEMLAGMVRFDTLTTGDDIAQVTFSLDGKPLLTKTRPPYSVELDLGHMPRTRTLRAEAFDAANRSLSHDEYLINSSAHRFAVHFVEPQRGKRFKDSLRAEVRVELPEGEAVERVELFLDETLVATLYQEPFTQPILLPPGGQIAYLRAVAYLPDGNSTEDLVFVNAPEYLEEVEVQFVELFTSVVDRQNHPVGDLDEKEFKVFEDGVEQQLTRFEKVENLPVHVGVLLDVSASMEPRLLEAKQAALGFIESAIKPRDRAAVITFNDRPTLSAKFTSDLLTLAAGLTGLKAERGTSLYDTIVFSLFYFNGVKGQRALLLLSDGKDEGSRFTYEDTLDFARRAGVAIYTIGVDIARKEWETRRVLNRFADETGGRAYFVKTAAELPVIYQEIEKELRSRYLLAYQSSNTTRDPKFRTVEVKVERSGLEAKTLRGYYP